ATGCTATGGCAACAGCTGGGTTCTGCCAACGCCCAACTGCCTTACCAACCACTGCAAGTTCTTGCATCAAGCGGTCGAAACGTTCTGGAGTCAGAGATTGGGGACCATCAGATAAAGCTTTTGCTGGGTTGGGGTGAACCTCAATCATCAAAGAGTCACATCCAGATGCGATGGCTGCTAGAGACATGGAAGGTACATGTGTAGACCAGCCTGTGCCGTGGCTGGGATCAACCATAATTGGGAGGTGAGTCAGGTTTCGCAACACTGGCACTGCTGATAAATCCAGGGTATTCCGGGTGTACTGGTGGTCAAAGGTGCGAATTCCCCGCTCACACAAAATTACATTTGGATTTCCTGCTGCCAGAATATACTCAGCAGCCATTAACCAATCTTCAATGGTTGCAGCCATTCCTCTCTTTAAAAGAACTGGTTTTGATTGCGCTCCCACTTTCTTCAATAGAGAGAAATTCTGCATATTTCTTGCCCCTACCTGGACCACATCCGCTGCTTGGGCGATTTTCTCCAGGTCTGCACTATCCATGACTTCTGTGATAATGCCCAGTCCGGTTTCTTCCCGCGCCTTTACTAACAAATCCAAAGCACTCTCGCCGTGTCCTTGGAAGGCGTAAGGCGAAGTCCGGGGTTTGTATGCGCCACCTCGTAAAAACTGTGCCCCAGCTGCCTTAACTCGCCGCGCTGTCTCCACTATCATTTCTTCATTTTCTACTGAGCAGGGACCAGCAACGATTACCACAGGGTGATGTTCACCAAAAACAACTGCTCCGTTGGGAGTGTTGACCACCACCTCAGAAGCTTCCCCATGACGAAACTGGCGACTAACCCGTTTGAAAGGCTTTTCTACCCGCAATACCTGCTCAATCCAAGGGCTAATTTCCTGAATTTGTAGCGGGTCTAGGTCGGCGGTTTCACCAACAAGCCCAATGACTACTTTGTGCTTACCGACAATTTTTTCTGGTGTCAGCCCCCAAGTTCCTAGTTCCTCACCAATGCGGTTGACTTCCGCTTCAGGGGAACCGATTTTCATGACTATAATCATGCTAAAGTTCCTGCTTAAATGATTTCTATTTTAGAAAAAATTGCTAAATGGCAATCCGTTATCAGACCTTTTACAAAGTCTTTTTTAAAAGAAATGAAGCCACAGACAAAATTTGGTGTTCATCTGTGGTTCAAAATCATAAAGCCGAAATATTTGTAATAACTCCACTAGCAACGAAAATTAATTTTTCAATAGAGCGCTCAACAGTTTTGTAACTGAAATATTGGGTTTATAAAAAATCATAAATTTTGAATGAGTAATGTTGAAGTTACAAAATTTAAACTTCAACATTATTTTTTCTCAAATCTACCCAACACCGCAGTTATTTGCTATCTGAGCGCTGCTCACGAAACGTTTTTTTGCCGAGTTTCTCGCCAAACTGCCACCATTCGTCCCCAATTAGTTGTGAACTCATTCCAGCCCAGTAGACTTCCGCTTCTGTCTTCATCCCAGGAAGCAGAGAGAACACCATAAGTTATCCCCAACACCCCCAAACCAAAAAGTCCCATGTTCATCAGTAACACGGCGATGGGAGGTAATTTGATACCAGTGTAGGTTAACAGCAGGTAGCTGACAATTAAGCTACTGATACCCAAAGCTGTTGGTATACCACAGAAACCAGCAACTCGGCGAATCATTCGCTGACTAACGACCTGGGGGATTGCCATTTCTTGTTTGGTCAAACGAGGCTTTTCATCCTTTTTCCCAGATTCCTGCTTGGTATCTAGTTGTTTGCTTTTTGCTTTCGCTGATTTTTGGCGCTTTTTGTTTGGTTCAAAAGGCAAGCGACTGCGTTCAGATTCAGCAGACATAAGCAGTATTCTCTATCCACGAATACCGAGACGACCAATCAAACCTTGATAACGTTCCCGGTTTTCCTTCTGAATATAAGACAAAAGACGCTTGCGTTGACCAATCAGCTTCAACAATCCCCGTCGTGAAGAATGGTCTTTCTTGTTAACTTGCAGATGTTGGCTAAGACGGTTAATACGCTCCGTTAGCATAGCCACTTGGACATCAGAGGAGCCAGTATCGGTTTCGTGAACTTGGTACTGTGAGATTATCTCTTGTTTGCGCTGTTGCGTTAAAGTCATGACCTAATTAATTAATTTCTAATTTATGCAGCAGTTTTCAATAATATCATAGCCATCATTTTTAGGGTGTGGGATGTGGGATAACGCTGTAAGGGATATTCTTTTCTTTATTCACCCCCTATTGTCCAATCCCATTAACTAAATGGGATTGGACAATTTTATGCATATAGAGATGTTGCACTTGAAGCGTCTATATATAGGCGATCGCACCTACAAATCTTATCTGAACCGTATTTTCCTAGACCTTTCTACGTAGAAATTCGGATTTTTTTTACTAAATACACAGAAAACTACCATCTTCCTTAAGGTAGGTTATGGTAGTGTGTGCGGCTAATTGCAGTTCAGTTAGTTCTCATTTTTACAGTCAATTCTTTAGAGGAGCGCGAGGTCCGCACGCTGCTATGAGAATTTTACTCATTGAAGACGATGAGCTAATAGCCAATCCCCTAACCCAATTGCTTACAGACCAGCACTATGCTGTCGATGTTGCGTGTGATGGTGAAGCTGGTTGGGAGCTAGCAGAAGCCTTCACTTATGACCTAATTGTACTAGACGTGATGCTACCCAAGCTAGATGGCATCAGCCTTTGTCGGCGAGTGCGATCGCACGGTATACAAGTACCGATTATCCTGTTGACAGCTCAGGATAGCAGTACCAACAAAGTTGTTGGTTTAGATGCTGGAGCCGACGACTATGTGACTAAACCTTTTGATTTCCAAGAGTTACTGGCTCGTATCCGCGCTTTACTGCGACGAGGAAGTTCTGCCTTACCTCCACTTCTAAAGTGGGAAAACTTGCGGCTAGACCCCAGTATTTGTGAGGTTACTTACGATAATCAACAGTTACACTTGACTCCAAAAGAGTATGGTTTGCTAGAGCTTTTCCTTCGCAACCCCCACCGCATATTTAGCTGTAGCGCAATCATAGACCATCTGTGGTCTTTTGAAGAACCTCCAGGAGAAGATACGGTTAGGACACACCTGAAAGGGTTACGGATGAAACTCAGAAAAGCGGGAGTTACCAACGATCCAATTGAAACGGTGTATGGTATTGGCTACCGCCTGAAAGCAGCAGGAGAGAGGGAAGTAGGGGAAGTAGGGGAAGTAAAGGGAGCAGGGGGAGAAAATACTTCCTCATCGCCCTCATCGCCCTCATCCCTCACACCCGAAGAGATCAAACAGCATACTCAGAGAATAACTGCTAGCGTTTGGGAGCGTACCAAAGACAAGTTAAGCGACCGAGTTACGGTCATTGAACAGGCTACGACAGCATTGCTTCAAGATGCACTTGAGGATGAACTGCTTTTCAAAGCACACGCAGAAGCTCACAAGTTGGCGGGTTCCTTAGGTTTATTTGGCTTTGGCTATGGTTCGCACCTAGCTCAACAAATAGAAGAGTTGCTCGAAGCTGAGGAACCGTTGGTTCAACAGCAAAAACTGCACTTGTCAGAACTGGTTGTGGCGCTGCGCCGGGAGTTGCAACTTGCAATGACAAACCCTACCCCCGAACCATCATCAGCTGATGAACGTCCCTTTTTGTTGGTAGTCAGCCAGGATAACTCATTGGCTGAGGAGTTGGTTAGGTCAGCCGCAAATGGGGGAATGTGTTCGCAGATAGCTTCAAACCCAGTGCTCGCTAGGGAGCAGCTTGTTAACAATCGCCCCGATGCGGTAGTTCTTGACCTTTGTCGTCACACAACTGAGGAAGGTTTGAAGTTATTAGCAGAACTCAACTGTTCTACACCTCCAGTACCAGTATTGGTGCTTACAAATCAAGATAGTTTACTCGACAGAGTACAAATAGCCCGTCTGGGTGGACAGGGTTGTTTACAAAAACCCGTGGCTTCAGATCTGGTGCTAGAAACAGTCGCAAATCTGCTACAGCGAGCGCGCAAGGCTACAGCTAAAGTGATGGTTGTGGACGACGACCCGCTGATACTATCAGCTGTGTCTTCTTTATTACAACCTTGGGGTCTGAAAGTTTCTACTTTGGAAAATCCTTTGAATTTCTGGGATAGCTTGGAAGCCACAGCACCAGATTTGCTGGTTTTAGATGTGGAAATGCCCCAAATGAACGGGATTGACCTGTGCCAAGTCGTGCGTAATGATCCCCGCCATTGTGGTTTGCCAGTGCTGTTTTTGACCGCACACACTGATGCAGACACGATGCGCCGCGTGTTTGCTGCTGGTGCGGATGATTATGTCAGCAAGCCTATTGTCGGTCCAGAACTGGTGACTCGCATCCTCAACCGTTTAGATAGAACCCGTATGCTACGGAGTCTGTCTGAAATCGATGCTTTGACTGGAGTTACTAATCGTCGCCAATCAACTCAAGAACTTAACCAGCTAATGAGCTTAGCTCATCGCCACAATCAGTCTTTGTGCTTTGCTGTCCTCAAAATCGACCATCTTCAGCAAATTAACCAACAGTACGGTCATGCTGTGGGAGATGAAGTATTGTCCAGATTTGGAAGACTGTTACGCCGAAACTTTCAAAGTGAAATTCTTTGCCGCTGGGGTGGTGCTGAGTTTATTGTGGCAATGTACGGAATGACACAAAAAGAAGGGAAGCAGTGGGTAGAGGAAATATTAGAAAGGATAAGTAAAGAGAAGTTTTTAGCCCCTGATGGGAAACAATTTCAAGTAGTACTCAGTAGTGGATTTTCTCAGTATAATTACGATGGTATTGACTTGCCATCAATGTATCAAGCAGCATTGGCAAGATGCAATCGTGTGTTATCACAGAGAAATCGGAGCAGTGGAAATTCCCGTTACCACTCGCAACTTCGTACAAAATAATCGCCACTCAATACGAAGTAACTCAGTAATTCGAGAGGACAGGGTGTGGGGACTCACCACACCCCATACCCAATTTCAAAACTTATTAATCAATGGGGCGTTCATCTAGCCATGAAACCATACAGGAGCACAAATAAAACAAAGTTTTGGCAAATGTTATTTATGCCTGTACTAGTAGGCATCAGCGTTTTCATTCTCACTCTGTTATTTTGGCAGGAGTTACTCTCTCAAGAAGACATTCATATTAGGAGAAATGTTGAATTAGCAGTAGCAAATGTTAGTCATGACATCACAGCTCAGATTCAAACTCG
The sequence above is a segment of the Mastigocladopsis repens PCC 10914 genome. Coding sequences within it:
- the rpsO gene encoding 30S ribosomal protein S15, whose translation is MTLTQQRKQEIISQYQVHETDTGSSDVQVAMLTERINRLSQHLQVNKKDHSSRRGLLKLIGQRKRLLSYIQKENRERYQGLIGRLGIRG
- a CDS encoding response regulator; protein product: MRILLIEDDELIANPLTQLLTDQHYAVDVACDGEAGWELAEAFTYDLIVLDVMLPKLDGISLCRRVRSHGIQVPIILLTAQDSSTNKVVGLDAGADDYVTKPFDFQELLARIRALLRRGSSALPPLLKWENLRLDPSICEVTYDNQQLHLTPKEYGLLELFLRNPHRIFSCSAIIDHLWSFEEPPGEDTVRTHLKGLRMKLRKAGVTNDPIETVYGIGYRLKAAGEREVGEVGEVKGAGGENTSSSPSSPSSLTPEEIKQHTQRITASVWERTKDKLSDRVTVIEQATTALLQDALEDELLFKAHAEAHKLAGSLGLFGFGYGSHLAQQIEELLEAEEPLVQQQKLHLSELVVALRRELQLAMTNPTPEPSSADERPFLLVVSQDNSLAEELVRSAANGGMCSQIASNPVLAREQLVNNRPDAVVLDLCRHTTEEGLKLLAELNCSTPPVPVLVLTNQDSLLDRVQIARLGGQGCLQKPVASDLVLETVANLLQRARKATAKVMVVDDDPLILSAVSSLLQPWGLKVSTLENPLNFWDSLEATAPDLLVLDVEMPQMNGIDLCQVVRNDPRHCGLPVLFLTAHTDADTMRRVFAAGADDYVSKPIVGPELVTRILNRLDRTRMLRSLSEIDALTGVTNRRQSTQELNQLMSLAHRHNQSLCFAVLKIDHLQQINQQYGHAVGDEVLSRFGRLLRRNFQSEILCRWGGAEFIVAMYGMTQKEGKQWVEEILERISKEKFLAPDGKQFQVVLSSGFSQYNYDGIDLPSMYQAALARCNRVLSQRNRSSGNSRYHSQLRTK
- a CDS encoding PAM68 family protein, coding for MSAESERSRLPFEPNKKRQKSAKAKSKQLDTKQESGKKDEKPRLTKQEMAIPQVVSQRMIRRVAGFCGIPTALGISSLIVSYLLLTYTGIKLPPIAVLLMNMGLFGLGVLGITYGVLSASWDEDRSGSLLGWNEFTTNWGRMVAVWRETRQKNVS
- the aroF gene encoding 3-deoxy-7-phosphoheptulonate synthase; the protein is MIIVMKIGSPEAEVNRIGEELGTWGLTPEKIVGKHKVVIGLVGETADLDPLQIQEISPWIEQVLRVEKPFKRVSRQFRHGEASEVVVNTPNGAVVFGEHHPVVIVAGPCSVENEEMIVETARRVKAAGAQFLRGGAYKPRTSPYAFQGHGESALDLLVKAREETGLGIITEVMDSADLEKIAQAADVVQVGARNMQNFSLLKKVGAQSKPVLLKRGMAATIEDWLMAAEYILAAGNPNVILCERGIRTFDHQYTRNTLDLSAVPVLRNLTHLPIMVDPSHGTGWSTHVPSMSLAAIASGCDSLMIEVHPNPAKALSDGPQSLTPERFDRLMQELAVVGKAVGRWQNPAVAIA